GGAACCTTGAACGTGGTAGTGTGTTAACCGAAGCCATCATTGCATTGGTTTTTGCAGGCTGTCACCAAAACAAGACGGACAACAATTGAAATACAGCctggaataaatttaaacttttggAAGATGTCATGGTCTATCCAGTTACAAAGTTTGCCTCCCTTATGGAAGAAAACAGAGTGCGCCCCCTCTCTTGTCTGTGCAAGCATCATAAAGAAGAACGGTAGAGAAGGGTGGAGCAGAGATAAGGAGACTTTTCGgcaagccatctagcggctaaTACCCTCCCTTCATCatggaaaaacgaaaaaacccaacaattaatttttttttaatattgtacTTAACACATtgatacaaatatttttaacaataaaaaaattcaattatcgaaaaactttaatttcctacttaacagaataaaaaatacgATGATATTTCCTATCTATCCCATGTTACGACTTACGACTCCACTATCAACTAGCGCCACCATACGTCCTAAAATCGGGCCCAACCGGGAAGGGCCCAGTGGAGGTACCTTTCAACCTATTATACCATGATTCAACGTTGAGCGCAGTAACCATGATGACTCTAGTTTCCTCTATCTATTACCCAGTTcgtgtcacattttttttcttcgctttcgcaacttcggacgttagccaacttTGTAGTAAGTCCTTCGCGTGCTGACATCTAGCGTAGTGTAAATTGGGGGTTGACACATTGTTTGATGACACAGTCTAGGGgaatttatgaatttattagCTGTAATTTGACTGTGGgtgtttaattgtttatttgtgATCTTACTAACTactaatttaataaatttaatggtTGCGACGAATGCAACATGAGAACGCATCAACGCGGGGCATTGCCCCGCAGCACCGTTTTACCTCATAGTTTGTATCGATGCGTAAAATGAATGAGAAATGATTAAGAATGAGAAATGATTATTTGTATTCATAATAAGGAATTCATAcgttcaattgaatttttgagaTGAATGCAATGTGTGAAAACGCGGGTCGTTGCCCCGCAGTATTCACTATTGGGACAGGCGGAGAACAGGCCTCCAAATCTCGAAGGCGGACACCCAATGGcctttttaaagttatttgaaGATAATTGCATCAAGGCTTACATTTTTAGGTGTTTGtcacattttaatttctctttatcTTAAATTTCGATGGAGAGGCCGGACAAATAAAAACCTGGTTCATTAATGACCAAAGTAGTCCACTTAAGAATTGTTCCGTCTTTTCATTCCCATCGCATCttggtgaaagaaaatatcTTGTTTTATGAAGTTACGTGCgaaccaaacaaacaatttcgtAAATGATATTCTTTCATTCTTCACGGGATTGCATACGGCTTGTGATGAATAACCAGAATTACTTTGAGCTGCTATGAGGATGAATATGCAGTGGgcaaagtaaaatttatttagttcCACAACGGCAGTAATATTGCGCCAGGAACAGACTCGGTACATCAACAGGAAGATGTCTACGTACCAGAAGCGGACGATCAAAACGACGAAGATGTCTCCATGGCAGCGACCGGCAGCGACAAGTTATCATAGATCTATCAGGTTCACGCGTTGATGCAACGCCTCCGattccaacaataaaaaagcaGCAGAAAAGGGATTTTGGGATCGGcttcaaatttcttaaaaacaaaGAGACAAGAAACTagcgaaaaaaatgaaaacagaattgaaaaaagCTGCCCACAAGGTAAAACAAACGGCAAAAGATGGTTCCGAAAGGCGGGTAGGAAAAGCCAAGGATacggtgaagaaaaaaaccgatgctactaaagaaaaattgaatgataaaatgaaagaaaacactgatatattgaaagagaaaacctggtgaaagaaaaagccaaagcgGCGGCGAAAGCCAAGGCTACAAGGTACAAGGCCAAAGAGAAATAAAcgataatgttttcaaaaaataagaaaaagtaagCGACAAGGAAGGGAAGGGAGAAAGGGAATTTTGTTCGGAAGTGCAGTGACCAgtttttcaagtaaaataaatgacCGGAAGAAATGACCGGAATAAGAGCATGGAATAAAGGGACTGGAATAATAATGACCGGAAGAAGAACGTGAAAAAAGTGACTGGAAGAAAACGTCCGGAAGAAGGGAAATACCTCTActttattattacaatcaGCAACTCGTCATCTCGATAATTTCTCGTATTTAAAcgaaaagataataataataaaaataattttcagaaaccctttatttattttgtcgtGTGAAAGCGACAATTGTGTATCGTATATAGTATTGGATTTACTCAAAAACCAGCCAGATTGAATTTTTGCAAAGATCGGAAAAGAAtgaacgaaattttttaagagaattttaaattttgaatagttTTTGGAATTGCTTCAATTGTCcgattcatttttctcgtCGCAAGAGCTGATGGGCTTTGCGACAGTTGTGTGCTGTTGGGATTCTGCATCAAGAGGCAAGTTCAATTCAGATTGGGGAATCATCCATACTTCGTTGCGGCgataaaaaagtttgaatggGGGATCGTATCCAGCGTAATAATATGGTCCGGTTTGGTTGACTAATTGTTTATCCTCTTCAGCCAGAGAATCAAACAGGTTTTGACGTTCCTGTTGTGTGACGCGGTCGTTTGAAAAGCCCCCACAAGttctagaatttgaaaaaaaaaatcattagaTTATTTTGTAAACACTTGATAAATTGGAGAGTATACAAAAATTACACACAATTATACTAGGaatgaattcgcttttttaaaCCATATTTCTTCGATCTCGACAGAGCCGGGATCTCCATTATAATATTGCGCGGAAAAATAAGTATCAAAATCAACCCCAGTTTCTTTGTTTGACTGAATCAATTCTCCGAAAAGAACTGCCTCTTGCACAAAAGCTGTTTCATCAGAAGGGCCTTGAAAAGCTCTAAATAGAAGACAGAACAAGAATTCTCTCAGAAGGAAGCTATTACCTAAGGCAAATTTGATATAGTTTACCTTGCTAGAACCTTGAACTTTGGCATTCTTCAATCGTCACACCACTTTCTGTGGGTTGTGGTGTGTCATCTTGAAAAGCAGCCGGAACATAGAATGCCATAGTGAAAGTGCTTTCGCAGTTGGGACCAGATGCAGGTTCAATGAAAACAGAGACTGGAGCAGTCATGGGAACTTTGGTTTTCTTATCATTCTTGCCTGAAATGTAGTTGAACAGCTTCCAGAACATGGCAGAAGAAGCAGAATCTTTCGAGATGCTCTCGGTTTGGGTCTTCACCCATTTCTGAGCTGGATAAAGCCTCTCCTCATATTACTAGTGAACGCACACATATgaaattgcaaaaataaattaaaatatttaactgaTAATGGaaataccttttcttttctcagaACGGTGTAGGGAGCAGTCTCTATGCCTCCGCCGGTGATGG
This DNA window, taken from Daphnia pulex isolate KAP4 chromosome 2, ASM2113471v1, encodes the following:
- the LOC124207826 gene encoding heme-binding protein 2-like encodes the protein MFWKLFNYISGKNDKKTKVPMTAPVSVFIEPASGPNCESTFTMAFYVPAAFQDDTPQPTESGVTIEECQSSRTCGGFSNDRVTQQERQNLFDSLAEEDKQLVNQTGPYYYAGYDPPFKLFYRRNEVWMIPQSELNLPLDAESQQHTTVAKPISSCDEKNESDN